In one window of Mobiluncus massiliensis DNA:
- a CDS encoding tyrosine-type recombinase/integrase, translating to MPRPIPDNLLAEALAGCTPRHRLALELAALAGLRSGEVARVNAGDITEDLLGYSLVVHGKGNKQRVVPITDGLAAAIRDLAEPGTGWVFPGADGGHVTPRWISKLGASLLPSPWTMHTLRHRFGTHAYAGDRDLVAVQRLLGHASVSTTQRYVEPPSDAMRRAANSAQIIH from the coding sequence ATGCCTCGCCCTATTCCTGACAATCTCCTGGCCGAAGCCCTCGCTGGCTGCACTCCCCGCCACCGTTTAGCGCTAGAGCTGGCTGCACTGGCTGGGCTGCGCTCAGGTGAGGTCGCGCGGGTGAATGCTGGCGACATTACCGAGGACTTACTGGGATATTCCCTTGTAGTGCATGGGAAAGGCAATAAGCAGCGTGTTGTACCGATTACTGACGGCCTGGCCGCTGCAATCCGTGACCTGGCTGAGCCAGGAACAGGCTGGGTGTTTCCCGGCGCAGATGGAGGTCATGTTACACCGCGGTGGATTTCTAAGCTGGGCGCGAGTTTGTTGCCGTCCCCGTGGACTATGCACACACTTCGTCATCGTTTCGGTACTCATGCTTATGCAGGTGATCGTGACCTGGTGGCGGTGCAGCGCCTCCTTGGCCATGCGTCCGTATCTACCACGCAACGCTATGTTGAGCCACCTTCGGACGCGATGCGCCGAGCCGCCAACAGCGCCCAGATAATCCACTAA